The Trichosurus vulpecula isolate mTriVul1 chromosome 4, mTriVul1.pri, whole genome shotgun sequence genome contains a region encoding:
- the ZACN gene encoding zinc-activated ligand-gated ion channel translates to MEPGQIRRGQKITFLMAILRLLLELTLLGSAWKPLACLDSLLAAAISPQIPDNGSVPLIVDVHVFVSNVFDVDILQYTVSSSMLLKLSWFDPHLSWLENTDPRNFITLPSNALWTPDLTIQEALWVEWREHNPRLRVSREGFVELYTALTTKTNCDFELLHFPSDKSDCSISFYAFSNTAKELKFHPHAVNEIVSVKREYMVRGLKAQVPERQLVPCFQVTLSLENTAVKTTMALLVPGVAILLADICGSLLPLKATERISYKVTLLLSYLVFHSSLVKALPSSSSCSPLLISYFTLLLILLSLSTMETVLMYGLMARGDFSPNPAPREEGLDTANPGPRSEEPQRRDEEPRKTWAEAMDHIFLLTYVAIIGCSQIIFVIVWVWWECKSDPPPAEDIPHGGRPEF, encoded by the exons ATGGAGCCAGGACAAATTCGCAGAGGTCAAAAAAT AACCTTCCTGATGGCGATTCTGAGGCTGCTGCTTGAGCTCACCCTCCTTGGGTCCG CCTGGAAGCCCCTCGCCTGTCTGGACTCACTCTTGGCTGCTGCTATCAGTCCTCAGATCCCAGATAATGGGAGTGTGCCCCTGATAGTTGACGTGCACGTGTTTGTGTCCAATGTCTTCGACGTG GACATCTTGCAGTATACAGTGTCCTCCTCGATGCTATTGAAACTG TCGTGGTTCGACCCTCACCTATCCTGGCTAGAGAATACAGATCCACGGAATTTCATCACTTTGCCCTCAAACGCACTGTGGACCCCGGACCTCACCATCCAAGAGGC CCTCTGGGTAGAATGGAGGGAGCACAACCCACGGCTGCGGGTAAGCAGAGAGGGTTTCGTGGAGCTCTACACTGCGCTCACCACCAAGACTAACTGCGACTTTGAACTTCTCCACTTCCCCAGTGACAAAAGTGACTGCAGCATCAGTTTCTATGCTTTCAGCAACACAG CTAAAGAGTTAAAGTTTCATCCCCATGCAGTGAATGAGATCGTGAGTGTGAAGCGTGAATATATGGTTCGAGGCTTAAAAGCTCAGGTCCCAGAACGGCAACTGGTGCCTTGCTTCCAGGTGACG ctaaGCCTAGAGAACACGGCTGTGAAGACAACAATGGCCTTGCTGGTGCCAGGGGTGGCAATACTCCTGGCAGATATCTGTGGCAGCCTCCTGCCTCTGAAGGCTACTGAACGTATCTCTTACAAAGTGACACTGCTGCTTAGCTACCTTGTCTTCCATTCGTCTCTGGTGAAGGCCCTCCCCAGCTCTTCCTCCTGCAGTCCTCTCCTAA TTTCCTACTTCACACTGCTACTGATACTACTTTCCCTCAGCACCATGGAGACCGTGCTAATGTATGGCTTGATGGCTCGGGGCGACTTCAGCCCAAATCCAGCCCCGAGAGAGGAAGGGTTAGACACTGCAAATCCAGGGCCCAGATCTGAAG AGCCCCAAAGGAGAGATGAGGAGCCAAGAAAGACTTGGGCTGAGGCTATGGACCACATCTTCTTGCTGACGTATGTAGCCATCATCGGATGCAGTCAAATCATCTTTGTCATAGTCTGGGTCTGGTGGGAATGCAAGTCTGACCCACCTCCCGCTGAGGATATTCCTCATGGAGGAAGGCCCGAGTTCTAA